From Halichoerus grypus chromosome 6, mHalGry1.hap1.1, whole genome shotgun sequence, one genomic window encodes:
- the POLR3E gene encoding DNA-directed RNA polymerase III subunit RPC5 isoform X2 encodes MANEEDDPVVQEIDVYLAKSLAEKLYLFQYPVRPASMTYDDIPHLSAKIKPKQQKVELEMAIDTLNPNYCRSKGEQIALNVDGACADESSTYSSKLMDKQTFCSSQSTSNTARYAAALYRQGELHLTPLHGILQLRPSFSYLDKADAKHREREAANEAGDSSQDEAEEDVKQITVRFSRPESEQARQRRVQSYEFLQRKHAEEPWVHLHYYGLRDSRSEHERQYLLCQGSGGAENTELVKSPSEYLMMLMPPSPEEEKDKPVAPSNVLSMAQLRTLPLADQIKILMKNVKVMPFANLMSLLGPSIDSVAVLRGIQKVAMLVQGNWVVKSDILYPKDSSSPHSGVPAEVLCRGRDFVMWKFTQSRWVVRKEVAAVTKLCTEDVKDFLEHMAVVRVNKGWEFILPSDGDFIKKHPDVVQRQHMLWTGIQAKLEKVYNLVKEGVPKKPDGQSGPAALLSGDQRVQAAKSKAQQNHALLERELQRRKEQMRAAAVLPGVRIKEEPMSEGEDEDDQDAEEDEEPMDTSLGGGLHDRLANGLPSGRAAGGDSFNGHPPPGCASTPVARELRAFVEATFQRQFVLTLSELKRLFNLHLASLPPGHTLFSGISDRMLQDTVLAAGCKQILVPFPPQTAASPDEQKVFALWESGDMSDQHRQVLLEIFSKNYRVRRNMIQSRLTQECGEDLSKQEVDKVLKDCCVSYGGMWYLKGTVQS; translated from the exons ATCGACGTGTACTTGGCCAAAAGTCTGGCAGAGAAGCTCTATCTGTTTCAG taCCCTGTGCGTCCAGCCTCGATGACCTATGATGACATTCCACACCTCTCAGCCAAGATCAAGCCCAAGCAGCAGAAG GTAGAGCTTGAGATGGCCATCGACACCCTGAACCCCAACTATTGCCGCAGCAAAGGGGAGCAGATCGCACTCAACGTGGACGGCGCCTGCGCGGACGAGAGCAGCACTTACTCCTC GAAGCTGATGGACAAGCAGACGTTCTGTTCCTCCCAGAGCACCAGCAACACAGCCCGTTATGCTGCCGCGCTCTACAGACAAG GTGAGCTGCACCTGACGCCTCTTCATGGCATCCTGCAGCTGCGGCCCAGCTTCTCCTACCTGGATAAGGCGGACGCCAAGCACCGGGAGAGGGAGGCGGCCAATGAGG CCGGGGACTCTTCGCAGGATGAGGCGGAAGAAGACGTGAAGCAGATCACA GTGCGGTTCTCCCGTCCTGAGTCGGAGCAGGCCCGCCAGCGCCGCGTGCAGTCCTATGAGTTCCTGCAGAGGAAGCACGCCGAGGAGCCCTGGGTGCACCTGCACTACTACGGCCTGAGG GACAGCCGCTCTGAGCACGAGCGCCAGTACCTGCTGTGCCAGGGTTCCGGTGGGGCTGAGAACACTGAGCTCGTCAAGTCACCCAG TGAGTACCTCATGATGCTGATGCCACCCAGCCCAGAGGAGGAGAA AGACAAACCCGTGGCTCCCAGCAACGTCCTGTCCATGGCCCAGCTGCGTACCCTGCCCCTGGCTGATCAGATCAAGATCCTGATGAAGAATG TGAAGGTCATGCCTTTTGCCAACTTGATGAGCCTCCTGGGCCCCTCCATCGACTCTGTGGCTGTTCTGCGTGGCATCCAGAAGGTGGCGATGTTAGTCCAAGGAAACTGGGTCGTGAAGAG TGACATCCTGTACCCCAAGGACTCCTCCAGCCCTCACAGTGGCGTGCCTGCCGAGGTGCTCTGCCGCGGTCGCGACTTTGTT ATGTGGAAGTTCACGCAGAGCCGGTGGGTGGTGAGGAAAGAGGTGGCCGCCGTGACTAAA CTCTGCACGGAGGACGTGAAGGACTTCCTGGAGCACATGGCCGTGGTGAGGGTCAACAAAGGCTGGGAGTTCATACTGCCTTCcgatggggacttcatcaagaaacATCCAGATGTGGTCCAGCGGCAGCATATGCTGTGGACGGGCATCCAGGCCAA aTTAGAAAAAGTGTATAATCTTGTGAAGGAAGGCGTGCCCAAGAAGCCAGATGGACAATCAG GGCCTGCTGCGCTGCTCTCTGGGGACCAGCGGGTGCAGGCGGCCAAAAGCAAGGCCCAGCAGAACCACGCACTGCTGGAACGCGAGCTGCAGCGGAGGAAGGAGCAGATGCGGGCGGCCGCGGTCCTGCCCGGCGTGCGGATCAAGGAGGAGCCCATGAGTGAGGGAGAGGACGAGGACGATCAAGACGCAGAGGAAGACGAGGAGCCCATGGACACCTCTCTCGGTGGCGGCCTCCACGACAGGCTGGCCAACGGGTTGCCTAGCGGGCGGGCGGCCGGCGGGGACAGCTTCAACGGGCACCCGCCGCCAGGCTGCGCCAGCACCCCCGTGGCCCGGGAACTGAGGGCCTTCGTGGAGGCCACCTTCCAGAGACAGTTCGTGCTCACGCTGAGTGAACTCAAGCGCCTCTTCAACCTGCACCTGGCCAGCCTGCCCCCCGGCCACACGCTGTTCAGCGGCATCTCGGACCGCATGCTGCAGGACACGGTGTTGGCCGCCGGCTGCAAGCAGATACTGGTGCCT TTTCCCCCCCAGACCGCTGCGTCCCCAGATGAGCAGAAGGTGTTCGCCCTCTGGGAGTCTGGAGACATGAGCGATCAG CACCGACAGGTTTTGCTTGAAATCTTTTCCAAAAATTACCGGGTACGCCGGAACATGATCCAGTCACGGCTGACTCAAGAGTGCGGAGAGGATCTGAGTAAACAGGAGGTGGATAAAGTGCTAAAG gaCTGCTGTGTAAGCTATGGCGGCATGTGGTACCTTAAAGGGACGGTGCAGTCTTGA
- the POLR3E gene encoding DNA-directed RNA polymerase III subunit RPC5 isoform X3 encodes MANEEDDPVVQEIDVYLAKSLAEKLYLFQYPVRPASMTYDDIPHLSAKIKPKQQKVELEMAIDTLNPNYCRSKGEQIALNVDGACADESSTYSSKLMDKQTFCSSQSTSNTARYAAALYRQGELHLTPLHGILQLRPSFSYLDKADAKHREREAANEAGDSSQDEAEEDVKQITVRFSRPESEQARQRRVQSYEFLQRKHAEEPWVHLHYYGLRDSRSEHERQYLLCQGSGGAENTELVKSPSEYLMMLMPPSPEEEKDKPVAPSNVLSMAQLRTLPLADQIKILMKNVKVMPFANLMSLLGPSIDSVAVLRGIQKVAMLVQGNWVVKSDILYPKDSSSPHSGVPAEVLCRGRDFVMWKFTQSRWVVRKEVAAVTKLCTEDVKDFLEHMAVVRVNKGWEFILPSDGDFIKKHPDVVQRQHMLWTGIQAKLEKVYNLVKEGVPKKPDGQSGPAALLSGDQRVQAAKSKAQQNHALLERELQRRKEQMRAAAVLPGVRIKEEPMSEGEDEDDQDAEEDEEPMDTSLGGGLHDRLANGLPSGRAAGGDSFNGHPPPGCASTPVARELRAFVEATFQRQFVLTLSELKRLFNLHLASLPPGHTLFSGISDRMLQDTVLAAGCKQILVPFPPQTAASPDEQKVFALWESGDMSDQHRQVLLEIFSKNYRVRRNMIQSRLTQECGEDLSKQEVDKVLKTP; translated from the exons ATCGACGTGTACTTGGCCAAAAGTCTGGCAGAGAAGCTCTATCTGTTTCAG taCCCTGTGCGTCCAGCCTCGATGACCTATGATGACATTCCACACCTCTCAGCCAAGATCAAGCCCAAGCAGCAGAAG GTAGAGCTTGAGATGGCCATCGACACCCTGAACCCCAACTATTGCCGCAGCAAAGGGGAGCAGATCGCACTCAACGTGGACGGCGCCTGCGCGGACGAGAGCAGCACTTACTCCTC GAAGCTGATGGACAAGCAGACGTTCTGTTCCTCCCAGAGCACCAGCAACACAGCCCGTTATGCTGCCGCGCTCTACAGACAAG GTGAGCTGCACCTGACGCCTCTTCATGGCATCCTGCAGCTGCGGCCCAGCTTCTCCTACCTGGATAAGGCGGACGCCAAGCACCGGGAGAGGGAGGCGGCCAATGAGG CCGGGGACTCTTCGCAGGATGAGGCGGAAGAAGACGTGAAGCAGATCACA GTGCGGTTCTCCCGTCCTGAGTCGGAGCAGGCCCGCCAGCGCCGCGTGCAGTCCTATGAGTTCCTGCAGAGGAAGCACGCCGAGGAGCCCTGGGTGCACCTGCACTACTACGGCCTGAGG GACAGCCGCTCTGAGCACGAGCGCCAGTACCTGCTGTGCCAGGGTTCCGGTGGGGCTGAGAACACTGAGCTCGTCAAGTCACCCAG TGAGTACCTCATGATGCTGATGCCACCCAGCCCAGAGGAGGAGAA AGACAAACCCGTGGCTCCCAGCAACGTCCTGTCCATGGCCCAGCTGCGTACCCTGCCCCTGGCTGATCAGATCAAGATCCTGATGAAGAATG TGAAGGTCATGCCTTTTGCCAACTTGATGAGCCTCCTGGGCCCCTCCATCGACTCTGTGGCTGTTCTGCGTGGCATCCAGAAGGTGGCGATGTTAGTCCAAGGAAACTGGGTCGTGAAGAG TGACATCCTGTACCCCAAGGACTCCTCCAGCCCTCACAGTGGCGTGCCTGCCGAGGTGCTCTGCCGCGGTCGCGACTTTGTT ATGTGGAAGTTCACGCAGAGCCGGTGGGTGGTGAGGAAAGAGGTGGCCGCCGTGACTAAA CTCTGCACGGAGGACGTGAAGGACTTCCTGGAGCACATGGCCGTGGTGAGGGTCAACAAAGGCTGGGAGTTCATACTGCCTTCcgatggggacttcatcaagaaacATCCAGATGTGGTCCAGCGGCAGCATATGCTGTGGACGGGCATCCAGGCCAA aTTAGAAAAAGTGTATAATCTTGTGAAGGAAGGCGTGCCCAAGAAGCCAGATGGACAATCAG GGCCTGCTGCGCTGCTCTCTGGGGACCAGCGGGTGCAGGCGGCCAAAAGCAAGGCCCAGCAGAACCACGCACTGCTGGAACGCGAGCTGCAGCGGAGGAAGGAGCAGATGCGGGCGGCCGCGGTCCTGCCCGGCGTGCGGATCAAGGAGGAGCCCATGAGTGAGGGAGAGGACGAGGACGATCAAGACGCAGAGGAAGACGAGGAGCCCATGGACACCTCTCTCGGTGGCGGCCTCCACGACAGGCTGGCCAACGGGTTGCCTAGCGGGCGGGCGGCCGGCGGGGACAGCTTCAACGGGCACCCGCCGCCAGGCTGCGCCAGCACCCCCGTGGCCCGGGAACTGAGGGCCTTCGTGGAGGCCACCTTCCAGAGACAGTTCGTGCTCACGCTGAGTGAACTCAAGCGCCTCTTCAACCTGCACCTGGCCAGCCTGCCCCCCGGCCACACGCTGTTCAGCGGCATCTCGGACCGCATGCTGCAGGACACGGTGTTGGCCGCCGGCTGCAAGCAGATACTGGTGCCT TTTCCCCCCCAGACCGCTGCGTCCCCAGATGAGCAGAAGGTGTTCGCCCTCTGGGAGTCTGGAGACATGAGCGATCAG CACCGACAGGTTTTGCTTGAAATCTTTTCCAAAAATTACCGGGTACGCCGGAACATGATCCAGTCACGGCTGACTCAAGAGTGCGGAGAGGATCTGAGTAAACAGGAGGTGGATAAAGTGCTAAAG ACCCCCTGA
- the POLR3E gene encoding DNA-directed RNA polymerase III subunit RPC5 isoform X1, producing the protein MANEEDDPVVQEIDVYLAKSLAEKLYLFQYPVRPASMTYDDIPHLSAKIKPKQQKVELEMAIDTLNPNYCRSKGEQIALNVDGACADESSTYSSKLMDKQTFCSSQSTSNTARYAAALYRQGELHLTPLHGILQLRPSFSYLDKADAKHREREAANEAGDSSQDEAEEDVKQITVRFSRPESEQARQRRVQSYEFLQRKHAEEPWVHLHYYGLRDSRSEHERQYLLCQGSGGAENTELVKSPSEYLMMLMPPSPEEEKDKPVAPSNVLSMAQLRTLPLADQIKILMKNVKVMPFANLMSLLGPSIDSVAVLRGIQKVAMLVQGNWVVKSDILYPKDSSSPHSGVPAEVLCRGRDFVMWKFTQSRWVVRKEVAAVTKLCTEDVKDFLEHMAVVRVNKGWEFILPSDGDFIKKHPDVVQRQHMLWTGIQAKLEKVYNLVKEGVPKKPDGQSGPAALLSGDQRVQAAKSKAQQNHALLERELQRRKEQMRAAAVLPGVRIKEEPMSEGEDEDDQDAEEDEEPMDTSLGGGLHDRLANGLPSGRAAGGDSFNGHPPPGCASTPVARELRAFVEATFQRQFVLTLSELKRLFNLHLASLPPGHTLFSGISDRMLQDTVLAAGCKQILVPFPPQTAASPDEQKVFALWESGDMSDQILLERERESTSRGRGRGRGRSRLLAEQGAQRRTRSQDPGQMPHQLSHLPEDSAIQPGSGTSDGPHFSGGLWQ; encoded by the exons ATCGACGTGTACTTGGCCAAAAGTCTGGCAGAGAAGCTCTATCTGTTTCAG taCCCTGTGCGTCCAGCCTCGATGACCTATGATGACATTCCACACCTCTCAGCCAAGATCAAGCCCAAGCAGCAGAAG GTAGAGCTTGAGATGGCCATCGACACCCTGAACCCCAACTATTGCCGCAGCAAAGGGGAGCAGATCGCACTCAACGTGGACGGCGCCTGCGCGGACGAGAGCAGCACTTACTCCTC GAAGCTGATGGACAAGCAGACGTTCTGTTCCTCCCAGAGCACCAGCAACACAGCCCGTTATGCTGCCGCGCTCTACAGACAAG GTGAGCTGCACCTGACGCCTCTTCATGGCATCCTGCAGCTGCGGCCCAGCTTCTCCTACCTGGATAAGGCGGACGCCAAGCACCGGGAGAGGGAGGCGGCCAATGAGG CCGGGGACTCTTCGCAGGATGAGGCGGAAGAAGACGTGAAGCAGATCACA GTGCGGTTCTCCCGTCCTGAGTCGGAGCAGGCCCGCCAGCGCCGCGTGCAGTCCTATGAGTTCCTGCAGAGGAAGCACGCCGAGGAGCCCTGGGTGCACCTGCACTACTACGGCCTGAGG GACAGCCGCTCTGAGCACGAGCGCCAGTACCTGCTGTGCCAGGGTTCCGGTGGGGCTGAGAACACTGAGCTCGTCAAGTCACCCAG TGAGTACCTCATGATGCTGATGCCACCCAGCCCAGAGGAGGAGAA AGACAAACCCGTGGCTCCCAGCAACGTCCTGTCCATGGCCCAGCTGCGTACCCTGCCCCTGGCTGATCAGATCAAGATCCTGATGAAGAATG TGAAGGTCATGCCTTTTGCCAACTTGATGAGCCTCCTGGGCCCCTCCATCGACTCTGTGGCTGTTCTGCGTGGCATCCAGAAGGTGGCGATGTTAGTCCAAGGAAACTGGGTCGTGAAGAG TGACATCCTGTACCCCAAGGACTCCTCCAGCCCTCACAGTGGCGTGCCTGCCGAGGTGCTCTGCCGCGGTCGCGACTTTGTT ATGTGGAAGTTCACGCAGAGCCGGTGGGTGGTGAGGAAAGAGGTGGCCGCCGTGACTAAA CTCTGCACGGAGGACGTGAAGGACTTCCTGGAGCACATGGCCGTGGTGAGGGTCAACAAAGGCTGGGAGTTCATACTGCCTTCcgatggggacttcatcaagaaacATCCAGATGTGGTCCAGCGGCAGCATATGCTGTGGACGGGCATCCAGGCCAA aTTAGAAAAAGTGTATAATCTTGTGAAGGAAGGCGTGCCCAAGAAGCCAGATGGACAATCAG GGCCTGCTGCGCTGCTCTCTGGGGACCAGCGGGTGCAGGCGGCCAAAAGCAAGGCCCAGCAGAACCACGCACTGCTGGAACGCGAGCTGCAGCGGAGGAAGGAGCAGATGCGGGCGGCCGCGGTCCTGCCCGGCGTGCGGATCAAGGAGGAGCCCATGAGTGAGGGAGAGGACGAGGACGATCAAGACGCAGAGGAAGACGAGGAGCCCATGGACACCTCTCTCGGTGGCGGCCTCCACGACAGGCTGGCCAACGGGTTGCCTAGCGGGCGGGCGGCCGGCGGGGACAGCTTCAACGGGCACCCGCCGCCAGGCTGCGCCAGCACCCCCGTGGCCCGGGAACTGAGGGCCTTCGTGGAGGCCACCTTCCAGAGACAGTTCGTGCTCACGCTGAGTGAACTCAAGCGCCTCTTCAACCTGCACCTGGCCAGCCTGCCCCCCGGCCACACGCTGTTCAGCGGCATCTCGGACCGCATGCTGCAGGACACGGTGTTGGCCGCCGGCTGCAAGCAGATACTGGTGCCT TTTCCCCCCCAGACCGCTGCGTCCCCAGATGAGCAGAAGGTGTTCGCCCTCTGGGAGTCTGGAGACATGAGCGATCAG attttacttgagagagagcgagagagcacaagcagggggaggggcagaggcagagggagaagcaggctcctcgctgagcagggagcccaacgtaggactcgatcccaggaccccgggcaGATgcctcaccaactgagccaccttcCAGAGGATTCTGCCATCCAGCCGGGCTCAGGAACTAGTGACGGTCCACATTTCTCAGGTGGCCTCTGGCAGTAA
- the POLR3E gene encoding DNA-directed RNA polymerase III subunit RPC5 isoform X4, whose product MTYDDIPHLSAKIKPKQQKVELEMAIDTLNPNYCRSKGEQIALNVDGACADESSTYSSKLMDKQTFCSSQSTSNTARYAAALYRQGELHLTPLHGILQLRPSFSYLDKADAKHREREAANEAGDSSQDEAEEDVKQITVRFSRPESEQARQRRVQSYEFLQRKHAEEPWVHLHYYGLRDSRSEHERQYLLCQGSGGAENTELVKSPSEYLMMLMPPSPEEEKDKPVAPSNVLSMAQLRTLPLADQIKILMKNVKVMPFANLMSLLGPSIDSVAVLRGIQKVAMLVQGNWVVKSDILYPKDSSSPHSGVPAEVLCRGRDFVMWKFTQSRWVVRKEVAAVTKLCTEDVKDFLEHMAVVRVNKGWEFILPSDGDFIKKHPDVVQRQHMLWTGIQAKLEKVYNLVKEGVPKKPDGQSGPAALLSGDQRVQAAKSKAQQNHALLERELQRRKEQMRAAAVLPGVRIKEEPMSEGEDEDDQDAEEDEEPMDTSLGGGLHDRLANGLPSGRAAGGDSFNGHPPPGCASTPVARELRAFVEATFQRQFVLTLSELKRLFNLHLASLPPGHTLFSGISDRMLQDTVLAAGCKQILVPFPPQTAASPDEQKVFALWESGDMSDQILLERERESTSRGRGRGRGRSRLLAEQGAQRRTRSQDPGQMPHQLSHLPEDSAIQPGSGTSDGPHFSGGLWQ is encoded by the exons ATGACCTATGATGACATTCCACACCTCTCAGCCAAGATCAAGCCCAAGCAGCAGAAG GTAGAGCTTGAGATGGCCATCGACACCCTGAACCCCAACTATTGCCGCAGCAAAGGGGAGCAGATCGCACTCAACGTGGACGGCGCCTGCGCGGACGAGAGCAGCACTTACTCCTC GAAGCTGATGGACAAGCAGACGTTCTGTTCCTCCCAGAGCACCAGCAACACAGCCCGTTATGCTGCCGCGCTCTACAGACAAG GTGAGCTGCACCTGACGCCTCTTCATGGCATCCTGCAGCTGCGGCCCAGCTTCTCCTACCTGGATAAGGCGGACGCCAAGCACCGGGAGAGGGAGGCGGCCAATGAGG CCGGGGACTCTTCGCAGGATGAGGCGGAAGAAGACGTGAAGCAGATCACA GTGCGGTTCTCCCGTCCTGAGTCGGAGCAGGCCCGCCAGCGCCGCGTGCAGTCCTATGAGTTCCTGCAGAGGAAGCACGCCGAGGAGCCCTGGGTGCACCTGCACTACTACGGCCTGAGG GACAGCCGCTCTGAGCACGAGCGCCAGTACCTGCTGTGCCAGGGTTCCGGTGGGGCTGAGAACACTGAGCTCGTCAAGTCACCCAG TGAGTACCTCATGATGCTGATGCCACCCAGCCCAGAGGAGGAGAA AGACAAACCCGTGGCTCCCAGCAACGTCCTGTCCATGGCCCAGCTGCGTACCCTGCCCCTGGCTGATCAGATCAAGATCCTGATGAAGAATG TGAAGGTCATGCCTTTTGCCAACTTGATGAGCCTCCTGGGCCCCTCCATCGACTCTGTGGCTGTTCTGCGTGGCATCCAGAAGGTGGCGATGTTAGTCCAAGGAAACTGGGTCGTGAAGAG TGACATCCTGTACCCCAAGGACTCCTCCAGCCCTCACAGTGGCGTGCCTGCCGAGGTGCTCTGCCGCGGTCGCGACTTTGTT ATGTGGAAGTTCACGCAGAGCCGGTGGGTGGTGAGGAAAGAGGTGGCCGCCGTGACTAAA CTCTGCACGGAGGACGTGAAGGACTTCCTGGAGCACATGGCCGTGGTGAGGGTCAACAAAGGCTGGGAGTTCATACTGCCTTCcgatggggacttcatcaagaaacATCCAGATGTGGTCCAGCGGCAGCATATGCTGTGGACGGGCATCCAGGCCAA aTTAGAAAAAGTGTATAATCTTGTGAAGGAAGGCGTGCCCAAGAAGCCAGATGGACAATCAG GGCCTGCTGCGCTGCTCTCTGGGGACCAGCGGGTGCAGGCGGCCAAAAGCAAGGCCCAGCAGAACCACGCACTGCTGGAACGCGAGCTGCAGCGGAGGAAGGAGCAGATGCGGGCGGCCGCGGTCCTGCCCGGCGTGCGGATCAAGGAGGAGCCCATGAGTGAGGGAGAGGACGAGGACGATCAAGACGCAGAGGAAGACGAGGAGCCCATGGACACCTCTCTCGGTGGCGGCCTCCACGACAGGCTGGCCAACGGGTTGCCTAGCGGGCGGGCGGCCGGCGGGGACAGCTTCAACGGGCACCCGCCGCCAGGCTGCGCCAGCACCCCCGTGGCCCGGGAACTGAGGGCCTTCGTGGAGGCCACCTTCCAGAGACAGTTCGTGCTCACGCTGAGTGAACTCAAGCGCCTCTTCAACCTGCACCTGGCCAGCCTGCCCCCCGGCCACACGCTGTTCAGCGGCATCTCGGACCGCATGCTGCAGGACACGGTGTTGGCCGCCGGCTGCAAGCAGATACTGGTGCCT TTTCCCCCCCAGACCGCTGCGTCCCCAGATGAGCAGAAGGTGTTCGCCCTCTGGGAGTCTGGAGACATGAGCGATCAG attttacttgagagagagcgagagagcacaagcagggggaggggcagaggcagagggagaagcaggctcctcgctgagcagggagcccaacgtaggactcgatcccaggaccccgggcaGATgcctcaccaactgagccaccttcCAGAGGATTCTGCCATCCAGCCGGGCTCAGGAACTAGTGACGGTCCACATTTCTCAGGTGGCCTCTGGCAGTAA